One part of the Raphanus sativus cultivar WK10039 chromosome 7, ASM80110v3, whole genome shotgun sequence genome encodes these proteins:
- the LOC108817628 gene encoding protein ATAF2 → MKAELNLPAGFRFHPTDEELVKFYLCRKCASEQISAPVIAEIDLYKFNPWELPEMSLYGEKEWYFFSPRDRKYPNGSRPNRAAGTGYWKATGADKPIGKPKTLGIKKALVFYAGKAPKGIKTNWIMHEYRLANVDRSASVSKKNNLRLDDWVLCRIYNKKGTMEKYYPADEKPRTTTTSMADQSSSPFDTSDSTYPNDSSSSGGGHVVSPDAKEVQSEPKWGDLEDALEAFDTSMFGSSMDLLQSDGFVPQYLYQPDYFTPFQDPHEQKPFLNWSFAPQG, encoded by the exons atgaaAGCAGAGCTGAACTTACCTGCAGGATTCAGATTCCATCCGACGGACGAAGAGCTTGTGAAATTCTACCTGTGCCGGAAATGCGCATCGGAGCAGATCTCAGCTCCGGTTATCGCCGAGATTGATCTTTACAAGTTCAATCCTTGGGAGCTTCCAG AGATGTCTCTGTACGGAGAGAAAGAGTGGTACTTCTTCTCACCTAGAGACCGGAAATACCCAAACGGTTCGCGTCCAAACCGGGCAGCTGGAACCGGTTATTGGAAAGCCACCGGAGCTGATAAACCAATCGGTAAACCGAAGACGTTGGGTATTAAGAAAGCACTCGTCTTCTACGCTGGGAAAGCTCCAAAGGGGATTAAAACGAATTGGATAATGCACGAGTATCGTCTCGCTAATGTCGATAGATCAGCTTCTGTTAGCAAAAAGAACAACCTACGA CTTGATGATTGGGTTCTATGTCGAATCTACAACAAGAAAGGAACCATGGAGAAATATTACCCTGCGGATGAGAAACCGAGGACCACGACGACCTCAATGGCGGATCAATCATCGTCGCCGTTTGATACATCGGACTCGACTTACCCGAACGATTCGAGCAGCTCAGGGGGCGGTCACGTCGTGTCACCGGATGCCAAGGAGGTTCAGAGCGAGCCTAAATGGGGAGATCTTGAAGATGCTTTGGAGGCTTTTGATACTTCAATGTTTGGTAGTTCCATGGACTTGTTGCAGAGCGACGGTTTTGTTCCTCAGTACTTATACCAGCCTGATTATTTCACTCCCTTCCAGGATCCTCACGAGCAGAAACCGTTCTTGAATTGGAGTTTTGCTCCACAGGGGTGA
- the LOC108817626 gene encoding uncharacterized protein LOC108817626 isoform X1: protein MAASTMIVPMAHGRKVENLRAFMVNLANSRGLLLPESRLFEQRFLDLCLSPTPDHPTYSAMIFTAITELNEEGGSCQEAISEFIKSKYESLPFAHTSLLTHHLAKLVEKREILCDCNNYCYTLPGERKTGSSSSTDAERKDVEVRNDQCAANEVLNVQNVEKSVEILECGNHKVDLLEERGLTESRASLKRKACGDISVAEVSEAGGKACLSVSTVKTRSKEGVAIEVEPEGALVNGGSEGRFEANSEGHEVVVLDEQNDALMEESCKGEENQSETNSKQGKAKVHRTSSNTTKEACVEVKSVTYKTLWECQTEACSNIIALEKMLKQCREKDQQKEAVTEIGDVSRLPLSMESCKELRKLAQKIESQLSEIIGSIDEAVFPCYESRGCEREGTSKEVFQETPMKTSKQHEHKEREIGSHKKPGAKKGRVKRLQDIGKVVLRKSPRIQKLI from the exons TCGAGAGGGTTGTTGCTTCCTGAGAGTAGACTCTTCGAACAGAGATTCTTGGACCTCTGTTTATCACCTACTCCTGATCATCCCACTTATTCTGCC atgATTTTTACTGCTATCACGGAGTTGAATGAAGAAGGCGGCTCTTGCCAAGAAGCGATATCAGAGTTTATCAAGTCTAAGTATGAGAGCTTGCCGTTTGCTCACACGAGTTTGCTTACTCATCATCTGGCTAAGCTTGTGGAGAAAAGAGAGATACTCTGTGACTGCAACAACTACTGTTACACTCTTCCGGGAGAGAGGAAgactggttcttcttcttccactgaTGCTGAGAGAAAGGACGTTGAGGTAAGGAATGATCAGTGTGCGGCGAATGAGGTGTTGAACGTCCAAAATGTGGAAAAGAGTGTTGAGATTTTGGAGTGTGGGAATCATAAGGTTGATTTGTTGGAAGAACGGGGTCTGACTGAATCCAGAGCCAGCCTCAAACGTAAGGCATGTGGTGACATTAGCGTCGCTGAAGTAAGTGAGGCTGGAGGCAAAGCATGTTTGAGTGTGTCGACCGTTAAAACTCGTAGTAAAGAGGGAGTTGCTATAGAAGTAGAACCAGAAGGTGCTCTTGTAAATGGTGGGAGTGAAGGTAGGTTTGAAGCAAACAGTGAAGGACATGAGGTAGTTGTTCTAGATGAACAAAATGATGCGCTGATGGAAGAGTCATGTAAAGGAGAAGAAAACCAAAGTGAAACAAACTCGAAACAAGGAAAAGCGAAAGTGCACAGAACATCATCTAACACGACTAAGGAAGCATGTGTGGAAGTGAAGAGTGTAACATATAAAACACTTTGGGAATGTCAAACCGAAGCATGCAGCAATATAATTGCTCTAGA GAAAATGCTGAAGCAGTGCAGAGAGAAAGACCAGCAGAAGGAAGCTGTCACAGAGATTGGTGATGTTTCTCGTTTGCCTCTGTCGATg GAAAGCTGCAAAGAACTGAGGAAGCTTGCCCAAAAGATAGAAAGCCAGCTCTCCGAGATCATCGGTTCCATTGATGAAGCCGTGTTTCCATGTTATGAATCTCGAGGATGTGAAAGGGAAGGTACAAGCAAAGAAGTCTTTCAGGAGACTCCCATGAAGACCTCCAAACAGCATGAACATAAGGAAAGAGAGATTGGTTCGCATAAGAAACCAGGGGCGAAGAAGGGGAGAGTCAAAAGACTTCAAGACATAGGAAAAGTAGTGCTGAGGAAATCGCCTCGAATTCAAAAGCTAATATAA
- the LOC108817626 gene encoding uncharacterized protein LOC108817626 isoform X2 has product MIFTAITELNEEGGSCQEAISEFIKSKYESLPFAHTSLLTHHLAKLVEKREILCDCNNYCYTLPGERKTGSSSSTDAERKDVEVRNDQCAANEVLNVQNVEKSVEILECGNHKVDLLEERGLTESRASLKRKACGDISVAEVSEAGGKACLSVSTVKTRSKEGVAIEVEPEGALVNGGSEGRFEANSEGHEVVVLDEQNDALMEESCKGEENQSETNSKQGKAKVHRTSSNTTKEACVEVKSVTYKTLWECQTEACSNIIALEKMLKQCREKDQQKEAVTEIGDVSRLPLSMESCKELRKLAQKIESQLSEIIGSIDEAVFPCYESRGCEREGTSKEVFQETPMKTSKQHEHKEREIGSHKKPGAKKGRVKRLQDIGKVVLRKSPRIQKLI; this is encoded by the exons atgATTTTTACTGCTATCACGGAGTTGAATGAAGAAGGCGGCTCTTGCCAAGAAGCGATATCAGAGTTTATCAAGTCTAAGTATGAGAGCTTGCCGTTTGCTCACACGAGTTTGCTTACTCATCATCTGGCTAAGCTTGTGGAGAAAAGAGAGATACTCTGTGACTGCAACAACTACTGTTACACTCTTCCGGGAGAGAGGAAgactggttcttcttcttccactgaTGCTGAGAGAAAGGACGTTGAGGTAAGGAATGATCAGTGTGCGGCGAATGAGGTGTTGAACGTCCAAAATGTGGAAAAGAGTGTTGAGATTTTGGAGTGTGGGAATCATAAGGTTGATTTGTTGGAAGAACGGGGTCTGACTGAATCCAGAGCCAGCCTCAAACGTAAGGCATGTGGTGACATTAGCGTCGCTGAAGTAAGTGAGGCTGGAGGCAAAGCATGTTTGAGTGTGTCGACCGTTAAAACTCGTAGTAAAGAGGGAGTTGCTATAGAAGTAGAACCAGAAGGTGCTCTTGTAAATGGTGGGAGTGAAGGTAGGTTTGAAGCAAACAGTGAAGGACATGAGGTAGTTGTTCTAGATGAACAAAATGATGCGCTGATGGAAGAGTCATGTAAAGGAGAAGAAAACCAAAGTGAAACAAACTCGAAACAAGGAAAAGCGAAAGTGCACAGAACATCATCTAACACGACTAAGGAAGCATGTGTGGAAGTGAAGAGTGTAACATATAAAACACTTTGGGAATGTCAAACCGAAGCATGCAGCAATATAATTGCTCTAGA GAAAATGCTGAAGCAGTGCAGAGAGAAAGACCAGCAGAAGGAAGCTGTCACAGAGATTGGTGATGTTTCTCGTTTGCCTCTGTCGATg GAAAGCTGCAAAGAACTGAGGAAGCTTGCCCAAAAGATAGAAAGCCAGCTCTCCGAGATCATCGGTTCCATTGATGAAGCCGTGTTTCCATGTTATGAATCTCGAGGATGTGAAAGGGAAGGTACAAGCAAAGAAGTCTTTCAGGAGACTCCCATGAAGACCTCCAAACAGCATGAACATAAGGAAAGAGAGATTGGTTCGCATAAGAAACCAGGGGCGAAGAAGGGGAGAGTCAAAAGACTTCAAGACATAGGAAAAGTAGTGCTGAGGAAATCGCCTCGAATTCAAAAGCTAATATAA